A single genomic interval of Leishmania panamensis strain MHOM/PA/94/PSC-1 chromosome 25 sequence harbors:
- a CDS encoding hypothetical protein (TriTrypDB/GeneDB-style sysID: LpmP.25.0480) has translation MLRIHQRVMWASTPVASAVLVLAAVLVLFPGSTAAEPAYAPRATAAGSTCDSRTHVYYHPDGQDYRGTVNVTESGIPCQVWPWETPHSHMIPLDSATGVGSHNYCRNANGLERPSCFVATPGGGYQFCAIGGVCTERSFAKPTVQFWPVSGTQMAADGSSNYVTLSCYPRPCRIHYVLGAEALASATSPVYTQPILLEGSTTVKAYVMYETADPMRVQAWYTVIPATTAAPASSTRFIPSDAAAYHHPIFVELQGATNASHVLLYWNDDLVNPTTYTGGVFRPKTSTSIVAVVNSTHLVAASYKLNITAPPLQVFPPSGTYLGGVSVLVVDPQSPAMYYMYVNRSAEWESLDALLFPWTAIGTSEPSAYTVTCAYADDLKATHATAGILQWVAVPMQLPTFTPACGTNFPAIALSLKVGLSVSSLPRGGLATSWFVSASATGGARIPMITRSTDDEGVFVYDIFQSKSIQVPTTMEVYVTSRSLDPLEADSPQATCAYSLYPLDASATPYFSAIPDCATTSAPVSPSCVMALRLQLASCLHFYTTELLSIDCIGPIVLMRMTGLAAAIQSDMYTRMGACLADLQRRGVFSDVRNETSGEMVLAMSWHVATPTPMAAQVYRGLPTTVRITGFHAEAGAYHLVRSDDNCEDLGVLPETTLSRPSYATAAAGSSPVSPSSAGSIYLTFRVPFAGQYKLCSYISDSLYEVPFSSSEVGAAAPAVTQYLDVVVQPWPIVSATPAEERGGLVPYDMEGVPFALSMATTPAGAYASLACSSNSADWQSVPFPIDVTTKLGGAVSVSVGPLNHQTRPLEVLDASLVPASGAAQTSVFFVSAANPSMQRERITYLFYTVSASEVPAPLTGVMLLLQGQFQPDELIVIDVYENVSLTTAGDRASFSLQLLRRVTARPSAATAYTVALPDAVLGLPAGPQHIPYVVYATLDGAHVTTSPLTVALSPLALAMTSCTTCSSRLCYNEYCLCKNKRTKVVFICETDSGESGSNDSGDLPDGSGSKSSSSTSDSGDDNDIKPATMSQRLAFLFAYLGLLALIGGYILISMRRSSTRRERALHAQDISIESS, from the coding sequence ATGCTCCGCATTCATCAAAGAGTCATGTGGGCTTCTACGCCTGTGGCCAGCGCGGTGCTTGTGCTTGCTGCAGTGCTGGTACTGTTCCCCGGAAGCACGGCTGCGGAGCCCGCCTACGCACctcgcgccaccgctgctggctCTACGTGCGATAGCCGCACCCATGTCTACTACCATCCCGATGGGCAGGACTACCGTGGCACGGTGAACGTGACCGAGAGTGGTATTCCGTGCCAAGTGTGGCCTTGGGAGACTCCACACAGCCACATGATTCCACTTGACTCTGCCACTGGAGTGGGAAGCCACAACTACTGCCGCAACGCTAATGGGCTGGAGCGGCCTAGCTGCTTCGTTGCCACCCCCGGTGGCGGCTACCAGTTTTGCGCGATCGGGGGCGTCTGCACGGAGCGTTCTTTTGCGAAGCCGACGGTGCAGTTCTGGCCTGTGAGCGGGACTCAGATGGCCGCCGATGGAAGCAGCAACTACGTGACTCTTAGCTGCTACCCCCGACCGTGCAGGATCCACTACGTGCTCGGCGCTGAGGCGCTCGCATCGGCAACGTCGCCCGTGTATACCCAGCCAATCTTGCTCGAGGGGTCGACGACAGTGAAGGCGTACGTGATGTACGAGACGGCGGACCCGATGCGAGTGCAGGCGTGGTACACTGTGATACCAGCCACGACAGCGGCCCCAGCCAGCTCGACACGGTTCATTCCCAGCGATGCGGCCGCGTACCACCACCCCATCTTTGTAGAGCTGCAGGGTGCCACGAATGCCAGCCACGTGCTTCTCTATTGGAACGACGACTTGGTGAACCCCACCACGTACACAGGCGGTGTTTTTCGCCCGAAGACCTCGACGAGCATCGTGGCGGTAGTGAACAGCACCCACTTGGTGGCCGCCAGCTACAAGCTGAATATTacggcaccgcctctgcaggTCTTCCCGCCCTCTGGCACCTATCTTGGCGGCGTGAGCGTGCTTGTCGTGGACCCGCAGTCGCCAGCGATGTACTACATGTACGTGAACCGTTCTGCCGAGTGGGAGTCACTAGATGCGCTTCTTTTCCCATGGACTGCCATCGGCACCAGCGAGCCTAGCGCGTACACGGTAACGTGCGCCTACGCAGACGATTTGAAGGCGACGCATGCGACGGCGGGGATCCTGCAGTGGGTCGCTGTGCCGATGCAGCTGCCAACCTTCACCCCCGCGTGCGGCACCAACTTCCCGGCTATCGCACTCTCGTTGAAGGTGGGATTGAGCGTGTCGAGCTTGCCGCGGGGTGGTCTGGCCACGTCGTGGTTTGTCTCCGCCTCGGCAACCGGTGGGGCACGCATCCCCATGATCACCCGATCCACCGATGATGAGGGCGTCTTTGTGTACGATATCTTTCAGAGCAAATCGATCCAGGTGCCCACCACGATGGAGGTGTACGTGACGTCCCGCTCGTTAGATCCCCTCGAGGCGGACAGTCCACAGGCCACGTGTGCATACTCTCTCTACCCTCTAGACGCGTCAGCCACGCCGTACTTCTCAGCGATTCCCGACTGTGCCACGACGAGTGCGCCGGTGAGCCCGTCCTGCGTTATGGCACTCAGGCTGCAGCTTGCCTCATGCCTGCACTTCTACACCACCGAGTTGCTCTCGATAGACTGCATCGGTCCGATAGTGTTGATGCGCATGACGGGCTTAGCGGCGGCGATTCAGTCGGACATGTACACCCGCATGGGTGCGTGTCTCGCTgatctgcagcgccgcggtgtCTTCTCGGACGTGCGCAATGAAACAAGCGGCGAGATGGTGCTGGCGATGTCGTGGCACGTAGCCACGCCAACACCCATGGCGGCGCAGGTCTATAGAGGGCTACCGACTACCGTGCGCATAACCGGCTTCCACGCCGAGGCGGGAGCGTACCACCTGgtgcgcagcgacgacaACTGCGAGGATCTCGGCGTGCTGCCCGAGACCACTCTTTCGCGGCCCTCGTAtgccacggcagccgccgGGTCGTCGCCTGTTtcgcccagcagcgccggctcCATTTACCTCACCTTTCGGGTGCCCTTCGCGGGGCAGTACAAGCTCTGCAGCTATATCAGCGACTCCCTCTACGAAGTgcccttcagctcctctgaggttggcgctgccgcccccgCGGTCACCCAGTACTTGGATGTGGTGGTGCAACCGTGGCCCATTGTGTCCGCCACGCCGGCTGAGGAGCGCGGGGGTCTCGTGCCGTATGATATGGAGGGGGTTCCTTTCGCCCTTTCCATGGCCACCACTCCGGCGGGCGCGTACGCGTCCTTGGCGTGCTCGTCCAACAGCGCAGACTGGCAGTCAGTGCCATTCCCGATCGATGTGACGACGAAGCTTGGTGGCGCTGTGTCGGTCAGCGTCGGCCCCCTGAACCATCAAACGCGGCCACTAGAGGTGCTTGACGCTTCTCTCGTCCCCgcaagcggtgctgcgcagacATCTGTCTTCTTTGTCTCTGCCGCGAATCCATCGATGCAGCGAGAGCGCATCACTTACCTCTTTTACACGGTGAGCGCTAGCGAGGTGCCTGCGCCCCTGACAGgggtgatgctgctgctgcaaggcCAGTTCCAGCCAGATGAACTCATCGTGATCGATGTATATGAGAACGTCTCATTGACCACCGCAGGCGACAGAGCATCCttctcgctgcagctgctgcgccgtgtgACGGCACGGCCTTCCGCGGCAACGGCGTACACAGTGGCTTTGCCAGACGCCGTCCTCGGCCTGCCTGCCGGTCCGCAACACATACCGTACGTGGTCTACGCAACGCTTGATGGCGCTCACGTAACGACGTCCCCGCTGACAGTGGCACTGTCGCCGTTGGCACTCGCCATGACATCCTGCACGACGTGCTCCTCCAGGCTCTGCTACAACGAGTATTGCTTGTGCAAGAACAAGCGTACGAAGGTGGTCTTCATTTGTGAGACGGACAGCGGTGAAAGCGGCAGTAACGACAGCGGAGACTTACCAGATGGGAGCGGTTCCAAGTCATCGTCTTCTACCTCCGACTCTGGCGACGACAACGATATAAAGCCTGCGACCATGAGTCAGAGACTGGCGTTCTTGTTCGCCTACTTGGGTTTGCTAGCGCTCATTGGGGGGTACATTTTAATCTCCatgaggcgcagcagcactcgccGCGAACGAGCTCTACACGCGCAAGACATTTCCATAGAAAGCTCGTaa
- a CDS encoding hypothetical protein (TriTrypDB/GeneDB-style sysID: LpmP.25.0490), translated as MCRAALWASISVSPGTLAADHTPPRQCVATSSRPMVSRDWMLHDILVTPLYVCVNSAAVVPLSTNTCLHLVRRLASGGESVNAAEVATAGSADLDTLLRESPTCGALVYALLQQRWRMEQCKIPPLLSILDSNAFIFAEGSGFTQHEEALAADVYVSVVPSLSPSTHSSETPSSAAIMQLMTSLSVAHGRGSDNVMDCRSEAWAAELSKHILRRWARLSVQVVLCCGESQAALRHRRGLLLRHASDVQRDTTPAFSTPNDAYTRKLNAALHLLDALRPTSTSAGRQICDGGEASCSVVVDALDVVLEKCEDDGSGRHHLLRGCVRRVVAFAPTAAPHCGVDEPRLAPEPDYLQLPWCVAHSAALAFTSAQARAASASTPHFSASNAASAPIPPHVHVPLPVLDACMNDLHFTAEQQTCLHELAYSVVYLASLTFTPQGGSSASPAKVASTSLPALSAAAKFLRLPTSELVAALTTVEAREDDQSTTSAARHALNCTGATQMQRVLVAHLGGLLVRTLMHLINMALHVDGRIGTDARALVLAATTDAEDTAVQAPPAHMPDTDGGSHGGSGGGLSTWYAAYVRCHAAAAVRDRLVGALQREACYEGVESEVDSWLDKFSAASTAPTSTALRLRPVAAEVREVATRVRMPSAKQREAGTIFTTHATAAAAYDSVDTTCDIPVIAELARILEAVTLRCSDTDVFAAPPLSSPAAVQRLLAEQLQELAASARQTVAREDDGTAIRAEEVVCTWEGTASADSSPCDGVLVLTFPCGLHSSLRLSVRRLAADIFAAARLCVLGTTPAVQHILHGVREWCASLTSMVISADDRRRSVPRMGQSPLQSLEGGRDSEGVMGVLFPVSSCSAHEALQSTLALHRRSRSSISNIVRDADHRDTTTATLTSDFFYVMLSIPVPAEASSWGTLPGIGDLEKHRRGSPGALPFLELLPPDEAPMSFTPASNDALTPDDVLTTYLRERDPLLLALFFWSRLCHCLVCPVPAFAKTFAVPLLTSYAQRRPLTGVSPRNTTSSSPSAGESREDALSESGLRTVADAASGAPVQTPRWHMRATAPDAAVAEFLNRVRHLQRQARYRELCLLALQEVPCCGDGGAVLGVSVVFLGAAAVATMQSCRVELRDTAVRCLQAAGRGFLSRRRLCFVREQRRQQLDQQRHRSLHLTNSCLVDPAAASSVEMREREVLERMRDTQLAQSAQHRINALTDSTRRLSHTVGLLQQGWTETLELLEEELVGSAMQINAYEKQRRVAEDAARQEARLSLRVHEEAWSDVWMGAKRRQAHRQAALAGRQRRRPSPLERRDAESTAVIEEGIRLATTTAHHTSQLRHKAALSAEAALLSHLLSANRREDAQWLAGHVRRQEARVTHMADRRQHYGSGGGGGGGGGADLPEERQRRGGRREKGITETPARPAESPAGFSRLQHSNPEGLVFTRPRHAKGKGNTNTAPTSPLGAGHTQLVAVSCRERGCPDVAGRMSIASIERTMTATATEDSPEWVVQRDLMSLWESSRMSA; from the coding sequence ATGTGCCGTGCCGCTCTCTGGGCTTCCATCTCCGTCTCCCCAGGCACCCTGGCGGCCGATCACACGCCTCCTCGACAGTGCGTAGCCACATCATCGAGGCCGATGGTTTCGCGGGACTGGATGCTGCATGACATTCTTGTCACACCCCTCTACGTGTGCGTGAATTCAGCTGCGGTCGTACCGCTCAGCACAAACACTTGTCTTCACCTGGTGCGCAGGCTCGCAAGTGGTGGTGAATCGGTCAatgctgctgaggtggcaACTGCAGGGTCGGCTGATCTGGACACCCTGCTTCGTGAGTCGCCGACATGTGGCGCACTCGTCTACGCtctactgcagcagcggtggcggatGGAGCAGTGTAAGATACCACCACTTCTCTCCATCCTGGATAGCAACGCCTTCATCTTTGCAGAGGGGAGCGGCTTTACCCAGCACGAGGAGGCACTCGCTGCAGACGTGTACGTGTCAGTGGTGCCATCTCTGTCACCGTCGACACACTCCTCAGAGACGCCctcgtcagcagcgataATGCAGTTGATGACATCGCTGTCTGTGGCAcacgggagggggagtgacAACGTAATGGACTGCAGATCCGAGGCGTGGGCTGCAGAGTTGTCGAAGCACATCCTACGCCGCTGGGCGCGTCTGtcggtgcaggtggtgctTTGCTGTGGTGAgtcgcaggcggcgctgcggcatcgcAGAGGACTTCTGCTTCGTCACGCCTCTGATGTGCAGCGGGACACCACGCCCGCTTTCTCGACCCCCAATGACGCGTATACCCGCAAACTCAACGCAGCACTCCACCTTCTCGACGCATTGCGACCGACTAGCACTTCGGCAGGGAGACAGATCTGCGACGGCGGGGAAGCCAGCTGTAGTGTCGTGGTTGACGCACTCGATGTGGTTCTTGAAAAGTGTGAGGACGACGGCAGTGGCCGCCATCACCTTCTTCGTGGATGTGTGCGGCGCGTGGTGGCGTTTGCCCCCACTGCGGCACCTCATTGCGGCGTGGACGAACCTCGCCTCGCCCCAGAGCCAGACTACCTGCAACTCCCATGGTGCGTGGCACACTCGGCAGCATTGGCTTTCACTAGTGCGCAGGCTCGTGCAGCATCTGCCTCTACTCCACATTTTTCAGCGAGCAACGCGGCCAGCGCTCCCATACCACCGCATGTTCACGTGCCCTTGCCGGTGCTTGACGCCTGCATGAATGACCTCCACTTCACAGCCGAGCAGCAGACATGCCTGCATGAACTTGCCTACAGTGTAGTGTATCTCGCCTCCCTGACGTTTACCCCACAGGGGGGGTCCAGCGCTAGCCCTGCAAAGGTCGCCTCCACGTCGCTGCCGGCActgagcgctgccgccaagTTTCTGCGCCTGCCAACGAGTGAGCTTGTCGCGGCGTTGACGACAGTGGAGGCACGCGAGGACGACCAGTCTACCACATCGGCAGCGCGTCACGCCCTAAACTGCACCGGCGCGACGCAGATGCAACGCGTTCTAGTGGCTCATCTTGGCgggctgctggtgcgcacgCTGATGCACCTTATCAACATGGCCCTTCACGTTGATGGCCGCATCGGTACGGACGCGCGGGCCTTGGTACTTGCGGCCACCACCGATGCTGAGGACACCGCGGTACAAGCGCCACCTGCTCACATGCCCGACACAGACGGGGGGAGTCATGGAGGGTCTGGAGGCGGCCTTTCGACGTGGTACGCTGCTTATGTgcgctgccacgccgccgcggctgtaCGGGATAGGCTCGTtggtgcactgcagcgcgaggcgTGCTACGAAGGAGTGGAGTCCGAGGTGGACAGCTGGCTTGATAAGTTCTCCGCCGCATCGACTGCACCTACGAGCACAGCACTTCGGCTGCGCCCAGTAGCCGCAGAGGTACGCGAAGTCGCGACGCGGGTCAGGATGCCATCGGCGAAGCAGCGAGAGGCTGGCACCATCTTCACCACgcacgccactgctgctgctgcttacGACTCCGTTGATACTACATGTGATATTCCTGTGATTGCGGAGCTGGCGCGCATCCTGGAGGCAGTAACATTGAGGTGTAGTGACACCGATGTGTttgcagcgccgcccctgtcttctccagcagcggtgcaacGCCTACTCGCGGAGCAACTTCAGGAGCTGGCGGCATCGGCGCGGCAGACAGTAGCCAGGGAGGACGACGGCACGGCCATACGGGCAGAAGAGGTCGTGTGCACCTGGGAGGGAACGGCGTCCGCTGACAGCAGCCCCTGTGATGGGGTTCTTGTGCTCACCTTTCCGTGTGGTCTGCACTCTTCTCTTCGACTCTCCGTGCGCCGCCTTGCTGCTGACATCTTTGCCGCCGCGCGCCTCTGCGTGTTGGGCACCACGCCGGCGGTGCAACACATCCTGCATGGCGTGAGGGAGTGGTGCGCGTCTTTGACCTCCATGGTTATTTCAGCCGATGATCGAAGGAGGAGCGTGCCACGCATGGGGCAGAGCCCGCTGCAGTCTCTAGAAGGCGGTCGTGATAGTGAGGGCGTAATGGGGGTCTTATTCCCTGTAAGTTCCTGCTCTGCCCACGAAGCCCTGCAGTCCACACTCGCGCTTCACCGCAGGAGCCGCAGTTCCATCAGTAACATTGTAAGGGATGCTGACCATCgtgacaccaccaccgccactctgACGTCCGACTTCTTCTATGTCATGCTCTCTATTCCTGTCCCAGCGGAGGCTTCGAGTTGGGGGACTTTGCCAGGCATTGGTGACCTGGAGAAGCACCGGCGTGGCTCACCAGGCGCGCTTCCTTTCCTTGAGCTGTTGCCCCCTGACGAAGCACCGATGTCCTTCACTCCTGCTTCAAATGATGCGCTCACGCCTGACGACGTGTTGACAACGTATCTGCGTGAGCGCgatccgctgctgctcgccttGTTTTTCTGGTCTCGCCTCTGCCACTGCCTTGTATGCCCGGTGCCTGCGTTTGCGAAGACCttcgcggtgccgctgctaaCGTCGTacgcacagcggcggccacTTACCGGAGTGTCACCACGCAATACGACGAGCAGTAGCCCGTCAGCGGGGGAGAGCCGAGAGGATGCCCTGAGCGAGAGTGGTCTTCGCACGGTAGCTGACGCCGCCTCGGGCGCTCCGGTACAAACGCCACGGTGGCACATGCGTGCAACGGCGCCTGATGCAGCGGTCGCCGAGTTTCTGAACCGAGTGCGCCATCTGCAACGCCAGGCACGCTACCGCGAGCTGTGTTTGCTGGCCCTCCAGGAGGTGCCCTGTtgcggcgatggcggtgcaGTGCTTGGTGTGAGTGTCGTGTTTcttggagctgctgctgtggcgacgATGCAGTCGTGTCgcgtggagctgcgcgacacGGCTGTACGCTGCCTTCAAGCAGCAGGCCGCGGCTTCCTTTCCCGACGCCGACTTTGCTTCGTGCGggagcaacggcggcagcaactcGATCAGCAACGGCATCGATCACTTCATTTGACCAACAGCTGCCTTGTGgacccagcagcagcatcatcgGTGGAGATGCGGGAGCGCGAGGTTCTCGAGCGCATGAGAGACACACAGCTGGCGCAGTCAGCCCAACATCGGATCAATGCCCTCACTGACTCTACGCGGCGCCTTAGCCACACCGTTGGTCTTCTGCAGCAGGGGTGGACGGAGACcctggagctgctggaggaggagctggtggGCTCTGCGATGCAGATAAACGCCTacgagaagcagcggcgggtGGCTGAGGACGCGGCACGGCAGGAGGCGCGTCTTTCATTGCGCGTCCACGAGGAGGCGTGGAGCGATGTCTGGATGGGTGCGAAGAGGCGTCAGGCGCATCGACAGGCGGCTCTAGCtgggcggcagcgacgtcgccCATCGCCCCTCGAGCGACGTGACGCTGAAAGCACGGCGGTGATCGAGGAGGGTATTCGACTGGCAACCACCACTGCCCATCACACTTCGCAGCTAAGGCACAAGGCGGCGCtctcggcggaggcggcactgcTCTCCCACTTACTAAGCGCGAACCGTCGCGAAGATGCTCAGTGGCTCGCAGGTCATGTACGGCGGCAGGAAGCGCGGGTGACACACATGGCAGACCGCCGTCAACACtatggcagcggcggcggcggcggcggcggcggcggcgcagaccTGCCCGAGGAAAGGCAGCGACGTGGAGGGCGGCGCGAAAAGGGAATCACCGAAACTCCAGCACGGCCCGCGGAGTCACCGGCAGGTTTTTCgaggctgcagcacagcaaccCTGAGGGACTGGTATTTACTCGTCCACGCCACGCGAAAGGTAAAGGAAACACTAACACTGCACCCACTTCTCCTCTCGGTGCAGGACATACTCAGTTAGTGGCGGTGTCGTGCAGAGAGCGTGGTTGTCCTGATGTGGCTGGGCGCATGTCCATCGCGTCGATCGAGCGCACCAtgacggcaacggcaacCGAGGATTCACCCGAATGGGTGGTGCAACGGGACTTGATGTCGTTGTGGGAATCCTCTCGCATGTCCGCTTGA